In Chryseobacterium salivictor, the DNA window AATAGTCTTACCGTCTGCACTTTTCATTAAAATTTCAACTTTGGAAAGACGGTCACCCACTTCAATGGTTTTGCTGGAAATAAGAACTTTTGCATTATACCGGACTTCTTTTAAATAGGCGATTTCATTTTGAATGGTAATCCAGGTACAGCCTGTTTTTCTGGTATATTCTTCATAGGTAAATCCATAACCGGCTTCTACATGATCTTCTCTGGCGTTGAGCATGTATTCCAAATATTTCACATTATTGAGATGGCCGATCGGATCGCAGTCGCTAAAACGGATTTTTGACAGGTTTGAAATTTCTTTTTGCATGGTACAAAATTAAAAAACCATCCCGGATAAATGGGATGGTTTAGGATAATAAAACAATCTCTTAAAGTCCTAATTCTTTCTTTACTGCTGCGGTAGCGTCTGGTCCTCCTTTATAAATCAATGCACCTGCATCAATAATAAATTCATAACCGTTTGCTTTTGCTACTTTTTCTACTGCTTTGTTCAATTTTTCGATAATCGGTTTAATCGCGGTATCTCTTTTTTGCGCCAAATCGCTTTGAGCAGTAGTCTGAATCTGCTGTAGGTTTTGTTGTTTTTTCTGAAGTTCAGCTTCTTTAGCCTGTCTTTGAGCTTCGCTTAATTTTGCTCCTTCAGCTTGATACTGTTGTACTTCTTTTTGAAATGCTTCTGCTTGTTTATTTATTTCATCACCTTTAGTTTTACTAAAAGTTTCCAGATCAGTCGTCATTTTCTTAGTTTCTGGCATTACAGCTAATACAGCTTCATAATCCATACTTGCAACTTTCTGCGCTTTTGCAACTCCTACGGTTGCAAACATCATTACTGCTGCAAATAATACACTTAATTTTTTCATAATTGAGGTTAAATAAATTTATAGTTTGGTTTGTTAATTACTTTGTTTTGTTTCTTCACCAAAAGCTTTACTCCCTTTGGCTTTCATCACTCTTATCTTTTCAGTTCTTTCCTCCGTCGCATTTCTTTTCCCTGGTTTAGCTTCGGTTTCTGTGTTTTTCGCGGGAGAATTTTTCAGCAGCAAATCTAACACTTTATCTGTATAATCATATCTTTTATCTAGGAAAATCACACTGATGTTATTGCTTTTATCAAGAACTATGCCCAAAGTATTTTTCTCTGAAACGGTCTTGATTGCTCCCCAAATGAGATCCTGGAACGGCTTGGTCAAGTTAGATCTCGCATTATTGATTTCTCCCATCGACCCAAAACGATTATTGATCATTCCCTTAATTTTCTTATCCAGATCATCAACTTCTTTTTGACGGAGTTTCAGCTGATCCCCGATGAGAAGAACTTTTTCATTTTCAAGGGTTGTTTTTTTCTTTTCAAATTCCGTCTGCAAAGTTTGAATTTCATTTTGCCAATTGGTAATCTGCTCATTCAGCCGCACTTCTGCTTCTTTATACTGTGGCAATTTACTGAGGATATAATCCGTATCAACAACTCCGATTTTCTGGGCATTTGCAAAAACTGTAAAACACAGAAGAGGAATGAATAACAATAGAAACTTTTTCATTTTTATTAAATTTATAGTGACTGGTTCATCAGGAAGTGTGTTTTCCAACCTGAAGGTTCAGTTCCCATAAGAGTTTTATCAAATCCGTATGCGAAATCAAATCCGATCAATCCGAAAGCTCCCATATAAACTCTAATACCTACGCCTGCAGAACGCTTCAACTGGAAAGGATTATAACTTCCGAAGGAGTTGTACGCATTTCCTCCTTCGAGAAAAGAAAGTGCATAAATCTTCGCAGTTTGGTTCATTGAGATCGGGTAACGCAATTCCAGGGCAAATCTGTTATAAATGGTTGCTCCACCGTAAGGCGTAACATCATCGATGGTTCCTCCTGTGGAAGAAGCATTTTCGTACCCACGAAGCGGTACCAGTTCTCTTCCGTCATATCTTCCTCCGAAAAGTCCGGTTCCTCCGACGTAGAATCTCTCAAATGGCGGCGCTCCCAGTTCTTTATTATAACCGTTTAAGAATCCCATTTCAGCGGTACTTCTTAACACCATTTTCCCTACAACGGTGTTATAAATATCGGCTTTCATTTTAACTTTGTAAAACTCGAGCCATTTATACTTGTCAATCGCTGACATTGTTGAATAATCTTTATTGCTAAAGAGTGAATACGGCGGCGTAAATTTCACAGACGCTTCAATATTCGAACCTTGAGTCGGGAAAATAGGATCTAAACCTGCAGAGTTTCTGCTTAATCCTATATTTAAACTAAAGTTCTTTGCAGATCCATAATATTCGGTCGTATTCCCAAACTGGAAAGGATAGTTTTCGAAATCATAACTCTGATACTGAATCCCAGTGTACAAAGAGAAAAAATCATCCGGCCATCTTAAGAGTCTGTTTAAACCGGCGCTTGCCGAGAAAATATTTAATTTTTGTGTTACCCCAAACTGATCCGAATAACGGACTAAAGACTGGTTAACTCCCACTGATAATGCAGTCGGCTTTGTCCCGAACAACCATGGCTCTGTAAATGAAATCCCATAATTCTGGAAGAACTGCCCAGCCTGCGCCTGAATAGATAAAGTTTGTCCGTCACCCTGTGGAACAGGTTTGAAATCTTTAAATTTCAAAAAGTTTTTCAGTGAGAAGTTATTAAAAGTAAGCCCTAAAGTTCCGATAAATGAACCTCCACCGTACCCGGCCTGCAACTGAATTTGCGACGAGCCTTTTTCTACCAGAGTCCAGTGTACATCTACCGTATTATCCTGCGGGTTTGGTGTAATTTGCTGACCAACCTGCTGTGGATCAAAAAACTGCATTCCTGCTAAATCAAAATAGGTTCTTTTAATATCGCTTTTAGCGAATAAACTTCCCGGTTTTGTTCTTAATGAACGAAGAATTACGTGGTCATGCGTGGTGGTGTTTCCACTCCAGGTGACTCGGTTCCAGGTTGCTTTTTCGCCTTCATTAATTCTGATTTCAAGGTTAATGGAATCACCTTTTACTGATTTTTCAACCGGCGTTACATTCGAGAACAAATATCCATTATTCATATAAGTGGACTTGATGTCAGAATCATCTTCTTTACCGCCGTCTTCCCCAACTTTTTTGTTGAAACCAACTGCGTCATAAATATCGCCTGTTTTGTATCCCAGTACTTTTTGTAAATAATCGGTAGAGAATGCGGTGTTTCCTAAGAAATTAATGTCTCCGATATAGTATTTTTTACCTTCGGCAAGTTTTACATTAATTTCAAACTGATTCTTTTGATTTCTCCACACCGAATCAGAAACGATTTGTGCGTCACGGAAACCTAAAGAGCGGTAATAGTTGATCAAGTTCCCTTTATCATCTTCATACTTTTCTTCGATAAATTTGGAAGGTTTTAAAATTCCTTTGATACTTAAACTTTTTTGTTTGGTATCTTTAAATCCGTTCTTGCGAAGTTTTTTATCAGAGATGCTTTCGTTGCCTTCAAATTCAATATGGCTGATTTTGATTTTTCGGCCTTTATCAACGGTGATTGTCCAATCCACCAAATTAGGATCGCCTGCATTCACCTGGTCCTGAATCGTGACTTTAGCATCGGCAAAGCCTTTTTTAATGTATTCCTGCGGGATATTGGTTTTAAGTGTTGACACTAAATTCTGAGTGATTTTGGTTCCCGGCTTCAGATTATTGTCTTTCGCCATTTTTTCACTTTTCGATTTTCCAATTCCTTTGCCTTTAAATTTAACTTCTCCCAGATCTTTTAAATCCTGAAGGTTAAAACGCAAAACAACCTGATCGCCTTCGATGCTTTCAACATATACCTCGACTTCCGAAAAAGACTGAGTTTCCCAAAGTTTTTTAATCGCGTTGCTGATTTTTTGACCCGGAATTTCTACGCTCTCGTTTTTATTAAGACCTGTAAATCTTAAAATTTGAGCGGGCGTATATTTTTTTACACCATCTACGACAATGTCTTTCAGGATATAAGTTCCGGCTTCGTCTTGAGCGTGAACAGGATTGTTTTCCTGGGTGTTTTGCTGGGGCGTAATCTGTCCATAAAAATGGGCTGATGCCACAAACATGATGATGGGTAAGAATTTAAACTTCATTTTTTATCTTGCTAACTATTTCTTATTTCTATATTTGTTCGTCAAGCTGCTCGCTTGTTTTACCGAATCGTCTTTCTTTGTTCTGATAATCATAAATGCATCTGAAGAAATCTTCTTTGCCGAAATCCGGCCAAAGAATATCTAAAAACTGCAGTTCTGCGTAGGCAATCTGCCAGAGCAGAAAGTTACTGATTCTTACTTCGCCACTGGTTCTTACCAATAAATCAACTGGCGGCAGATCTTTGGTATATAAATGTTTTTCAAAAACTTCTTCGGTGATATCTTCTTCGTTCAGCTGGCCACTTTTTACTTCGGCACTGATCTGCTTTACGGCGTTCAAAATCTCTTTCTGTGAACCGTAGCTTAAAGCCAAAACAAGATTCCCCCGATCATTATTTTTGGTAATTTCTACCAGTTGCATTAATTGCTCCTGCACCAATGGTGGCAGTTTTTTGATATCGCCGATGATGTGCATTCGCAGACCTTTGCTAAATATATCTTCCGCTTCCAAAAGCAGGGTTTCTGATATCAAACTCATCAGCGTGCTTACCTCATCCTGAGGCCTGTTCCAGTTCTCAGAAGAAAAAGTGTAGAGCGTAAGGTAAGGAATATTAATTTCGTTACACGCATTCACTGCATTTCTCACTGCCTGGATCGCGTGCTTGTGCCCGAAGGTTCTTTCCTTCCCGCGGGATTTTGCCCATCTCCCATTCCCATCCATAATGATGGCAACGTGTTTTGGGAGATGATCCGGATTTAATTTTTCTTTTATCGACTGCATTTTTTAATCACAATAACATGGTGGTCTTCCGAATGAATAACTTAAACCTATCGAAACAGAGTTCACCCAATCTTTAGAATTAATATTTCCTATTTGCCTGGCTTTAAGAATATCAGCTACTCTGGCTTCGGCAATTTCCTTATAAGGAGTTTCCTGCAAAAGAGATTTGCTTTTACTTCCCGCAATATCTTTGTTATAAGTTACTTTTACACTTGTCTCATCGATCACGCTGTAATCAATGGAGTCTGAAAAGGTAGGTCTGAACATGAACTCACCAAATAAAGCCCAGTTATAATTAAATTTATATTTCAAGCCCACTCCAAAAGGAATAGCCATGGTTAATTTGTTTCCTGAAGTGTAAGTTGTATTGGTTACAAAATCATTAGGATCATTTGGCGCTATAGCTGCCCCAGACGTTCTGTTAAAATCATTTTCTACAATCAGTTGCGGGGTATTGGCAAGCATGGCTCCCAGACCTCCGAAGATGTACGGACTCAATAAACTCTTCTGCTCCTCATTGACCGGAAAAAAATTATACTCGAAAACCAGATCCGCTTCTAAAATAGAGTTGGTCCCCCACAGCTTCCTGTTTCGCCGGTATTGTTCTTTTGCCAGAGCATCAATAAACTGAATGTGACTGTAGCCCAAGTTTAACCTTACCGTTTGATAAGGGTTAAAATTCATCCGGTAAAGGATACCTCCGTAGAAAGGAATTCCATAGTCAGAAATATTTCTAGTAGGTTTCTGTAAAGTATAATTGGTTCTGCCGATATCCCCAACTAAATTACTCATCCCCAGCTGCACTCCTACTTCATGACGCTGACCTTTGTAGCCAACTGAAATAAAAAACAATGCGATGAGCGTATAGATCACTTTTTTCTGCATGAATGACTGTACATCAATTTTCATAAATAATTTTGCAAATATAAAACATTTTTACCGTAAGGAAATTCTTAATTTTTAGTTAAATAACCTCAAAAAAGCATAATTTCTTGATTTGAAAACGATGAATTTTAGTTTTTATGATTTTTTAAATAAATAACCCGCTAAATGGGAAGGTTTTTTTATCTGGTTTTTCCCAGTATTTTATTCATTTTATTTCTAATCCTGATCAGGGTTGGCTCCTCATAATGAGCATCTTCTTCGAAATAACCATAGCCATAACCGTAGCCGTAACCATACCCGTAGCCGTAAGTATTGTCTGCCTGATAATCGTTATAAACCAAACCAAGGTTCTGCACTTCATGGTGATGATACTTTTCTGTAATCATTTTCAACATGTGCTTTTCTGTATATTCGTGTCTTACGACATAAATACTGGCATCTGCGAGCTGCATGAGTTCAAAGGAATCTGCAACCAGTCCTACCGGTGGCGAATCGATAACAATAAAATCATAGTGATTTCTTAATTCTTTTATAAATTCAATATTACGTTTACTCATCAAAAGCTCTGACGGATTTGGCGGAATGGGTCCCGAAGTTGCCACGTCAAGATCCGGGACAGAAGTTTTATTAATGATTTTATCCATTTCAACTTCGCCGGTTAAATAGTTGGAGATTCCGTAGTGGTTATTAATTTTAAAATCGCCAAAAATCTTAGGCTTTCTCAGATCCATTCCCAAAAGAATTGTTTTCTTGCCACTTAAAGCCATTACTGACGCAATATTAATTGAAACATACGTTTTTCCTTCACCACCGACTGATGAGGTCACCAGAATGACTTTGGACCTGTTATCTTCTTTATGTAAAAATCTGAGATTCGCCCTGATTCCCCGGAACGCTTCGGAGATCGAAGACCGCGGCTGTTCTAAAACAGTCAGATTATTATCATGGCTGCTTCTCCCTATAACGCCTAAGAGTGGGATTTTTGTCGCTTGCAGTAATTCTTTGATATTTCGTATTCTGCTGTCCAGCAACTGGCCGAGCCCCAAAATAAGCAAGGGTAAAATCAGCAGTCCGCCAATAATGGTGTAGGTGATTTTGGCAATATCCGGAGCGATAGGTCCCTGTCCCAAATTTTTAGCAGGATCAATAACATTGATATCGGATTTATTGGTAGCCACTCTGATCTGCGTCTCATTCTGCTTGGCAAGCAGCGTGTTATAAGTCGCTTCGATCATGTTGTATCCTCTTTCGGCATCCAGATACCTGCGCTCTTTTTCGGGATACGAAACCAGATCAATATTTGCTCTGGCGATTTCGCGGTCTATTTTCGAAATTTCATTAAGATAGGTATTATAATAATTTCGAAGCGACCCGTTGGAATTCGTTTTCGCTTCATGTATCAACCGGTTAATTTCCCGCATGGGCTCTGAGGCTGGCGTATAGATCAAGGCAAGTTCGCGCCGCTTGGCATATAAAGCTTTCAGTTCTGAAACTGTTGCATTGAAAACACCATCCTCTACACCAGCTGTATTGGTACTGATCATGCGGTCTAAATTCTGCGATTCCAAAGAATTTTTAATACTGTTTAAAGAGTTGATCCGCGTGAGGAAATCTGCTTTCCGGGCATCAAGATTTTTTATATTTTCCAGAGATTTTTCGTCGCGGTCCTTGATGTTATATAATCCTTCTGAAACTTTCATGTGGTTTAAAACCGTTGCACTGGAATCTAATTTTTTGCGGATATTGATCAGGTTATCCAGCAGATACTTTTCGGTATTTTTATCGACCACATTTCTGTCGATTAATCTTTTTTTCTCGAGTTCGTCGACCGATGTATTAAGAAAATTAACTGTACCATTCAGGTTAAATCCTTTTTTACCGATGATCATAATGGTATTGATTTCTTTATCGAAGTCAACTGTAATGGTACTCACCAAATTATTAACCGCATTATTAACCGTGGTCAGCGATACGATAATATTGTCAAATATAATTTCGCTTGGATGTGGGTTTTTTATCAATTTGAATTTAAGATTCGGCGATGTGTACCATTGGTTCAGAGCAATGATTTTATTTGCCGGTCTCTGGTATTTCGGTATGGTTTTGAAACCTTCTGTTTCGTAGGAATACACCGAATTAGATTCGCCTTCTTTTGGCAATTCAATTTCAAACTGATCTCTTCCTTTAGGAATAATTGTTATGGGATAATTTACCTGTTGAGGATATGATTTATCAATCTCAAAGAAAACCGGTGAATCATATTTATCAAGGTATGTTTGTTTGATAAGCCCTTTTGTTGCATAATTGGCATATAAATCCAGTTGTTTTACCAAGTATTCATTGTGTGATCTGGAAAGCAACATTTTTTTCAGATATACTCCATCCTGATTACCGGTTTGTCCCCAGATGAAATTAATCGACTGATTGGGAGTGAAATAACTTGCTGAATTATTGGAGATACTTAAAGACAGATTTGAGGCATAGACCCGCTGTGCGTAATACTTGCTGTATACCACCGAAATCCCATATCCTAAAGCAGCCATCAGAAAAAACCAGTACCAGTTTCTCAGTACTTTTCGGATAAAATGTTCGACATCAAAAATTGCAAATGACCCGATTTTATCCTGGGCTGCAGTCGCACCTGTATTTTCTTTTCCGGGAATCATCTTAAAGCTTTGTAAAGATTAAGTAAATCGTGAGTGCGGTAGTAACAAGGGAAACCCCGGTAGTCAATGTCTGAATAGGATCCTTGCCAAATCCATTCAGGTTTTTAGACCGGGTATTCAGAAATATTTCGTCACCATTCTGTACCCAATAGTAGGGAGAATTCATTACATCTTCGCGGGTTAAATCTATTTTGGCTCTTTTAATTCCTTCCGGTAACTTTCTATGAATAACAACATTCGTGCGGTCAATGGTTCTGTTCAAACCTCCGTTAATTGCTAATGCTTCGGTGATTGTTAATGTATTTTTATGTGCTTTTTTCTCGCCGCCTATTCCCACGGTTTCTACATCTCCTAAAATATAATACGTAATGCCGTCAATATTCAGCCTCGCTTCAGATTTGCCTGCTACAAAATTCTCATTTACTTTATCCTGAATTTCTTTGGTCAGCTCTTCCACTGTCCTGCCTTCCGCTTTGATGTAACCGATTCCGAAAACGTTAACGTCTCCATTAGAATCCACTTTCAGCCCGTTAAAATAGATAGTTGTATTACCGCCCTGCCCGGATCCCTGATTAGAAATATTCATACTTGCTGATCCCGCGCTGCCGACCTGCGCTCCGTTTGGCGCCGACGCATTTAGTGCCGAATAGAATTGTGCAGCATCACCTTGCGGCGTGGTCACGATATTGAGTGTTAAAATATCATTTTTGGTAATCCTGTAAACAGGAATATTATACGGAACCAAACCTTCTTCATTAATGACCAAACTTTCGTTAGGCTGCATATACCGTACATCTTTACTTGAAATGCACGAAAAAAGGAAAAAAGGCAGAAGCATCAATAAAGCTGTTTTAAGTATTTTCATCGTAAGTATGTTGTTTGCAAATTAACAAATAATTAATGGGTTTTTTCTTTTGTATATAAAATGATACGCGGAATGTATGCTCCTGTAAATCCCAGTGTTAAGATCACCAGCAGCAAGACATTCACATCAATATGTCTTAAAAAATAAGCAGCCATCACCACGAATAAATAATATACTAAAATGTAAAAAGAAGACCGGCGGTGAGTTAAACCCAGCATTAAAAGCGCATGGTGAATATGGTTTTTGTCAGCAATAAATATTGACTGTTTTTTAAATAAACGGATAAAAATTACATTTAAAGTATCTACAATCGGGAGAATTAAAATAGCTACTGTTACCGCCGGCGCACTTTCCAGGAAATATCTTGGCACCCCGGGCAATTTTTTATCAATGAAAATATCGATAAAGCAGATTGCAGTAAAGGCCAGTAAAAACCCCAAAATCATCGAACCCGTATCCCCCATAAAAACCTTATTATTTCTGGAATCAGAAAGATTATAATATAAAAAACCGAGTACCGAACCGATAATTACAGCAGATAGCACTACTAACGGATAATTATATTCCCCTAAGCGGAAATAGCTGATTCCAAACAAAGCACTGCAAATAATTGAATATCCGCCTGATAAACCATCAATACCATCAATTAAATTAAATGCATTGATTAAAGAGATAAATGTGAAAATACTAAAAATCACACTGAAAGTATAGCTCAGTTCGTAGATGCCGAATAGACCAAAAAAACTTCTCACCCTTACATCAGAGCCCAGAACCATTAATGAAGTGACGACAATTTGCGCCAGCAGTTTCTTGTAAGCCCGCATTACCACAACATCATCCATCACGCCGATATACAGCAAAATGACCAGCGAAGCGAATAAAAATTTATAGAGTTCAAAAAGTTCAAATGCAAAAATAGACGCGCATACCGCCAAAGAATAAAAAATTGCAATTCCGCCAAGATTGGGTATTTTCCGGAGATGAGAACTTCGTGCTCCGGGTTCATCCATCAGATTTTTTCTTTTAGAAATCTTCACAATGGTAGGAATAGAGAAAAAGGTCAACATAAAAGAAAACAGCAAACCCAGCACTAACTTTGCATAAAACAGGGAAATTCCCAAATTTGCTAACCCATCTTTAACTATATCATTCATCGTAATTACCAAAGTGCGTTAGTATATTTATCTGATGAGAACCCGCCTTTGTCCCCGTTGCCTTTGCCAAAGTAGAAAAACATGGCAATAAAGTAGCTCATAAAACCAAGATAAAGGATTTGTCGCGTTCTGCCTTTAGTCGCATACACAAGGCTCGTCATGCAGAACATGGTCACAAAAAACATATAAGCGCCGGGAAGCCGGACGGCAAATATTTCGTTTGACCTGAAAAAATAAAAAAGAGCCAGACCAAAGACCGCTAAGTTCCGCATGTATTCATACCACAAAACCTCCTCGCAGCCTTTTTTATCAAATTTAATTAAAATTCCGATAAATATTAATTTGACAATATCATTCAAACCAGTTTCCACTTCCGTTCCGTAGTAATGGTCATTTAAATAGCCGGTGTACGCATTTGAAAGATCGTCTGGCGCAAGGGAGCTGAACAAACCTCCGCCCAAACGGTAGAGCTCAAAAGGAGAGGATAAAAGCGCAATGATTAATACCCAGAAAATTCTTTTGCTGTTCATCGGAATTTTTACAATCCAGTAGGCGGGCAAAAACACAATCGATGTCTTGTGAAAACCCAGTGCAATGTACATGCAGAGTAAAAACAGAATCAGATTCCTTTCTTTGATAAATTTGAAAGAGGCCACGCAGACCGCAATTCCCAAACCCTGCCGCATCTGTCCTGAATCTTCAAAAAACATGATCGGCATAAAGTAAAACAGTAAGGCTAAAGTAGGAAAAGCCACGTTCTTATAAATCGCGGTAAATTTTAAACTCACCGCGATGAGCGCCATAATAAATGTTACAATGTAAAACGGCATTCCGATATCGAAGACCAGTTTATTAATCAGGACAAAAATCCATTCTATTTCCTCGGAATTGGGGCGGAAAAGTGCCTTGTCGAAAACATCTCCGTACGAAGTATATATTGCAAAGCCCGAGAAAAGCACCTTGTACACCGGATAATCAGCGCCCGCATTGAGCCGGAAACCTACAGCCGCAACTATTAACACTCCTGCAATCCAAACAAAAACACTCTGCTTCTTCTCTAACCTGAAAATCTCCCAATAACTCGCAAATGCAAGAAAGAGAAAAATGATCATAAAAATAGGATGTAGAATTGGCATCAATAATGTTGTGTTTTTATATTAATTTTCTCATCAATTGACCGAGCCCCGAAAAATAAAGGATATAATAAATTTTTTTCCTTAAAGACAAAGATAAGAGATAATTCTTTTCAAATCGTTGATAGATTAATATTTCTTTCATCGAAATATGATGATTTTCAACAAAGGTCTTCAGCACTTTTTCCATCTTCTGATAA includes these proteins:
- a CDS encoding glycosyltransferase family 4 protein, with translation MNDIVKDGLANLGISLFYAKLVLGLLFSFMLTFFSIPTIVKISKRKNLMDEPGARSSHLRKIPNLGGIAIFYSLAVCASIFAFELFELYKFLFASLVILLYIGVMDDVVVMRAYKKLLAQIVVTSLMVLGSDVRVRSFFGLFGIYELSYTFSVIFSIFTFISLINAFNLIDGIDGLSGGYSIICSALFGISYFRLGEYNYPLVVLSAVIIGSVLGFLYYNLSDSRNNKVFMGDTGSMILGFLLAFTAICFIDIFIDKKLPGVPRYFLESAPAVTVAILILPIVDTLNVIFIRLFKKQSIFIADKNHIHHALLMLGLTHRRSSFYILVYYLFVVMAAYFLRHIDVNVLLLVILTLGFTGAYIPRIILYTKEKTH
- a CDS encoding isoprenyl transferase — its product is MQSIKEKLNPDHLPKHVAIIMDGNGRWAKSRGKERTFGHKHAIQAVRNAVNACNEINIPYLTLYTFSSENWNRPQDEVSTLMSLISETLLLEAEDIFSKGLRMHIIGDIKKLPPLVQEQLMQLVEITKNNDRGNLVLALSYGSQKEILNAVKQISAEVKSGQLNEEDITEEVFEKHLYTKDLPPVDLLVRTSGEVRISNFLLWQIAYAELQFLDILWPDFGKEDFFRCIYDYQNKERRFGKTSEQLDEQI
- a CDS encoding acyl-CoA thioesterase, with translation MQKEISNLSKIRFSDCDPIGHLNNVKYLEYMLNAREDHVEAGYGFTYEEYTRKTGCTWITIQNEIAYLKEVRYNAKVLISSKTIEVGDRLSKVEILMKSADGKTIHCLLWVTVIYFNMKTRKSDVHPEDTRRLFEKFLVDLEEKDFKSRASYFRKQNKKANL
- a CDS encoding polysaccharide biosynthesis/export family protein; this translates as MKILKTALLMLLPFFLFSCISSKDVRYMQPNESLVINEEGLVPYNIPVYRITKNDILTLNIVTTPQGDAAQFYSALNASAPNGAQVGSAGSASMNISNQGSGQGGNTTIYFNGLKVDSNGDVNVFGIGYIKAEGRTVEELTKEIQDKVNENFVAGKSEARLNIDGITYYILGDVETVGIGGEKKAHKNTLTITEALAINGGLNRTIDRTNVVIHRKLPEGIKRAKIDLTREDVMNSPYYWVQNGDEIFLNTRSKNLNGFGKDPIQTLTTGVSLVTTALTIYLIFTKL
- a CDS encoding OmpH family outer membrane protein is translated as MKKFLLLFIPLLCFTVFANAQKIGVVDTDYILSKLPQYKEAEVRLNEQITNWQNEIQTLQTEFEKKKTTLENEKVLLIGDQLKLRQKEVDDLDKKIKGMINNRFGSMGEINNARSNLTKPFQDLIWGAIKTVSEKNTLGIVLDKSNNISVIFLDKRYDYTDKVLDLLLKNSPAKNTETEAKPGKRNATEERTEKIRVMKAKGSKAFGEETKQSN
- a CDS encoding OmpH family outer membrane protein: MKKLSVLFAAVMMFATVGVAKAQKVASMDYEAVLAVMPETKKMTTDLETFSKTKGDEINKQAEAFQKEVQQYQAEGAKLSEAQRQAKEAELQKKQQNLQQIQTTAQSDLAQKRDTAIKPIIEKLNKAVEKVAKANGYEFIIDAGALIYKGGPDATAAVKKELGL
- a CDS encoding BamA/OMP85 family outer membrane protein, which translates into the protein MKFKFLPIIMFVASAHFYGQITPQQNTQENNPVHAQDEAGTYILKDIVVDGVKKYTPAQILRFTGLNKNESVEIPGQKISNAIKKLWETQSFSEVEVYVESIEGDQVVLRFNLQDLKDLGEVKFKGKGIGKSKSEKMAKDNNLKPGTKITQNLVSTLKTNIPQEYIKKGFADAKVTIQDQVNAGDPNLVDWTITVDKGRKIKISHIEFEGNESISDKKLRKNGFKDTKQKSLSIKGILKPSKFIEEKYEDDKGNLINYYRSLGFRDAQIVSDSVWRNQKNQFEINVKLAEGKKYYIGDINFLGNTAFSTDYLQKVLGYKTGDIYDAVGFNKKVGEDGGKEDDSDIKSTYMNNGYLFSNVTPVEKSVKGDSINLEIRINEGEKATWNRVTWSGNTTTHDHVILRSLRTKPGSLFAKSDIKRTYFDLAGMQFFDPQQVGQQITPNPQDNTVDVHWTLVEKGSSQIQLQAGYGGGSFIGTLGLTFNNFSLKNFLKFKDFKPVPQGDGQTLSIQAQAGQFFQNYGISFTEPWLFGTKPTALSVGVNQSLVRYSDQFGVTQKLNIFSASAGLNRLLRWPDDFFSLYTGIQYQSYDFENYPFQFGNTTEYYGSAKNFSLNIGLSRNSAGLDPIFPTQGSNIEASVKFTPPYSLFSNKDYSTMSAIDKYKWLEFYKVKMKADIYNTVVGKMVLRSTAEMGFLNGYNKELGAPPFERFYVGGTGLFGGRYDGRELVPLRGYENASSTGGTIDDVTPYGGATIYNRFALELRYPISMNQTAKIYALSFLEGGNAYNSFGSYNPFQLKRSAGVGIRVYMGAFGLIGFDFAYGFDKTLMGTEPSGWKTHFLMNQSL
- a CDS encoding polysaccharide biosynthesis tyrosine autokinase produces the protein MIPGKENTGATAAQDKIGSFAIFDVEHFIRKVLRNWYWFFLMAALGYGISVVYSKYYAQRVYASNLSLSISNNSASYFTPNQSINFIWGQTGNQDGVYLKKMLLSRSHNEYLVKQLDLYANYATKGLIKQTYLDKYDSPVFFEIDKSYPQQVNYPITIIPKGRDQFEIELPKEGESNSVYSYETEGFKTIPKYQRPANKIIALNQWYTSPNLKFKLIKNPHPSEIIFDNIIVSLTTVNNAVNNLVSTITVDFDKEINTIMIIGKKGFNLNGTVNFLNTSVDELEKKRLIDRNVVDKNTEKYLLDNLINIRKKLDSSATVLNHMKVSEGLYNIKDRDEKSLENIKNLDARKADFLTRINSLNSIKNSLESQNLDRMISTNTAGVEDGVFNATVSELKALYAKRRELALIYTPASEPMREINRLIHEAKTNSNGSLRNYYNTYLNEISKIDREIARANIDLVSYPEKERRYLDAERGYNMIEATYNTLLAKQNETQIRVATNKSDINVIDPAKNLGQGPIAPDIAKITYTIIGGLLILPLLILGLGQLLDSRIRNIKELLQATKIPLLGVIGRSSHDNNLTVLEQPRSSISEAFRGIRANLRFLHKEDNRSKVILVTSSVGGEGKTYVSINIASVMALSGKKTILLGMDLRKPKIFGDFKINNHYGISNYLTGEVEMDKIINKTSVPDLDVATSGPIPPNPSELLMSKRNIEFIKELRNHYDFIVIDSPPVGLVADSFELMQLADASIYVVRHEYTEKHMLKMITEKYHHHEVQNLGLVYNDYQADNTYGYGYGYGYGYGYGYFEEDAHYEEPTLIRIRNKMNKILGKTR
- the porG gene encoding type IX secretion system protein PorG; the encoded protein is MKIDVQSFMQKKVIYTLIALFFISVGYKGQRHEVGVQLGMSNLVGDIGRTNYTLQKPTRNISDYGIPFYGGILYRMNFNPYQTVRLNLGYSHIQFIDALAKEQYRRNRKLWGTNSILEADLVFEYNFFPVNEEQKSLLSPYIFGGLGAMLANTPQLIVENDFNRTSGAAIAPNDPNDFVTNTTYTSGNKLTMAIPFGVGLKYKFNYNWALFGEFMFRPTFSDSIDYSVIDETSVKVTYNKDIAGSKSKSLLQETPYKEIAEARVADILKARQIGNINSKDWVNSVSIGLSYSFGRPPCYCD